In Candidatus Saccharibacteria bacterium oral taxon 488, one DNA window encodes the following:
- a CDS encoding YbaB/EbfC family nucleoid-associated protein encodes MAFDQVKMLQQLRKAQKQLGKEIIEVEAGDGAVIVQITGELKIKSIKINPKMVDLDNIEQLEHWIQIAIRDGLAKAQEVAAETMKPLMGGLGNLPF; translated from the coding sequence ATGGCGTTTGACCAAGTCAAGATGTTGCAGCAGCTGCGCAAGGCCCAGAAACAACTCGGCAAAGAAATCATTGAAGTAGAAGCCGGCGACGGTGCAGTGATCGTCCAGATCACTGGCGAGCTGAAAATTAAGTCGATCAAGATTAATCCAAAGATGGTTGATCTCGATAACATCGAGCAGCTGGAGCACTGGATCCAAATCGCAATTCGTGACGGTCTAGCCAAAGCACAGGAAGTTGCTGCCGAGACGATGAAACCGCTGATGGGCGGGCTGGGCAACTTGCCGTTCTAA
- the recR gene encoding recombination protein RecR, which yields MKPTILPAALTTLIDEFGGLPGVGPRTAERYAYAVLRRDARRAEQLARALDRLHTRVKTCPVTFALIDHDQEVSPLYQDESRNRRLICVVEEPLDIVALERTGQYSGTYHVLGGAISPIDGIGPEQLHIPELIERIKRDNAEELIIATNASVEGESTALFLQRYLQEAGLTITISRLARGIPVGVDLEYADQITLTHALEGRRTL from the coding sequence ATGAAACCGACGATTTTACCGGCAGCGCTGACGACGCTGATTGATGAATTTGGCGGGCTGCCCGGTGTCGGGCCGCGAACTGCTGAGCGCTATGCCTACGCCGTGCTTCGGCGTGACGCCCGGCGGGCCGAGCAGCTAGCGCGAGCGCTGGACCGACTGCACACACGCGTTAAAACCTGTCCGGTCACGTTCGCCTTAATTGATCATGATCAAGAGGTGTCGCCGCTATACCAAGACGAGTCGCGCAATCGCCGCTTGATTTGCGTGGTTGAAGAGCCACTGGATATCGTGGCGCTGGAGCGGACGGGGCAGTATAGTGGCACCTATCACGTGCTGGGCGGGGCGATTTCACCAATTGATGGCATCGGCCCGGAGCAGCTACACATCCCCGAGCTCATTGAGCGCATCAAGCGCGATAATGCCGAGGAGCTAATTATTGCCACCAACGCGTCGGTCGAGGGTGAGTCAACCGCGCTCTTTTTGCAGCGCTACCTCCAGGAGGCCGGCCTGACCATCACCATCTCGCGCCTCGCCCGCGGCATCCCCGTCGGCGTCGACCTCGAATACGCCGACCAAATCACGCTGACGCACGCGCTGGAAGGACGGCGGACATTATAG
- a CDS encoding ATP-binding cassette domain-containing protein, which translates to MKPEVGRARDEDIAAFLAKFDDVEEAIDAIRNFAQPAVSAGLVDLPPAAKSSPAAKVMTPPAAAPKRSNRCHIAITDLAKSYRVGHQTIPALDGVSLDIFAGEFVAITGASGSGKSTLLQLIGGLDKPSTGQILINDQPLSRLSDRQLSRFRSREIGFVFQSFYLQPFLTLFANLEIPAMFARIKPKQRRARAQELAELVGLADRMHHLPRELSGGQIQRAAIARALFNRPNILLADEPTGNLDSANSDRIIDLFHQIRRELGTTVVIVTHNPDIAAAADREIRLKDGRIADA; encoded by the coding sequence ATGAAACCAGAGGTGGGAAGGGCACGCGACGAGGATATCGCGGCATTTTTAGCGAAATTTGACGATGTCGAGGAAGCAATTGACGCAATCCGTAACTTTGCCCAACCGGCTGTTTCGGCTGGTTTAGTTGATTTACCTCCAGCCGCCAAATCTAGCCCAGCCGCTAAGGTTATGACACCGCCCGCTGCCGCGCCAAAACGCTCCAACCGTTGCCATATCGCCATAACCGACCTCGCTAAATCTTACCGCGTCGGCCACCAGACCATTCCGGCGCTTGATGGCGTTAGCCTTGATATTTTTGCTGGCGAGTTCGTGGCCATCACTGGCGCTAGCGGCTCGGGTAAAAGCACTTTATTGCAACTCATTGGTGGACTCGACAAGCCGTCCACTGGCCAAATCCTCATTAACGACCAGCCGCTCAGCCGCTTGTCCGACCGGCAACTGTCGCGGTTCCGATCGCGTGAAATCGGCTTTGTTTTTCAATCATTTTATCTGCAGCCATTCCTAACCCTGTTCGCCAATCTGGAAATCCCCGCCATGTTTGCCCGCATCAAGCCCAAGCAGCGCCGCGCTCGCGCCCAGGAACTCGCCGAACTGGTCGGACTAGCAGACCGGATGCACCATTTGCCGCGCGAACTTTCCGGCGGTCAAATTCAGCGCGCTGCCATCGCCCGCGCTTTATTCAATCGCCCGAATATTTTACTCGCCGACGAGCCGACAGGCAATCTGGACAGCGCCAATTCCGACCGCATCATTGACCTATTTCACCAAATCCGCCGCGAACTCGGCACCACCGTCGTTATCGTTACGCACAATCCAGACATCGCCGCAGCAGCCGATCGTGAAATCCGCCTGAAGGACGGGAGAATAGCCGATGCTTAG
- the rplL gene encoding 50S ribosomal protein L7/L12: MADIKKLAEELTKLTVLEVNELKNHLKDEYGIEPAAAAVAVAGPAAGGDAAAEDEKTEFTVTLKDAGAQKVAVIKAVKEITGLGLGESKAIVDGAPAPVKEKVSKDEAEAAKKTLEDAGASVELS; this comes from the coding sequence ATGGCTGATATTAAAAAATTGGCTGAAGAACTGACCAAGTTAACAGTTCTGGAAGTTAATGAATTGAAGAATCACTTGAAAGATGAATACGGCATCGAGCCAGCTGCAGCCGCAGTTGCGGTGGCCGGTCCAGCCGCTGGCGGCGATGCTGCCGCAGAAGATGAAAAAACTGAGTTCACCGTCACCCTAAAGGACGCGGGTGCTCAAAAAGTCGCTGTCATCAAGGCAGTCAAGGAAATCACCGGCTTGGGCCTCGGCGAGTCAAAGGCCATCGTCGACGGCGCACCAGCACCAGTCAAGGAAAAGGTGTCAAAGGACGAAGCTGAAGCTGCCAAGAAGACGCTCGAGGACGCCGGCGCTAGCGTTGAGTTAAGCTAA
- a CDS encoding FtsX-like permease family protein → MLRITDSLRLAGTKLRVRRIRLSITVVVSGLLFAALLAGLTMLMGAQRSIEEFDRGSLNNRYLVAQTAIRPNNIEFTPNLTARAEAERTQMIKDKQALAARLGLPYDPKSEPPIMQSFPDSPPYPNSQSVIVQRLIRQETAKLPRLTANAQWQFARTRGAVRQFSIQSIAANGMLNYMERGIESFDDKRQQNNQPTPLEEFKQQFGSITTIDQSLLGGYLLADASAKPSEIPLIIRYQDAEALLGLKPLDKNASNDTQLTRLKELRQKAGQLTFSACYRNPASQELLQTAKQQIQAAANQAKKPSADYVKPDREYAMPSADSCAAPAVVKDNRSAEARRTEANQRQFDQTFGSAQPEPAQAKFTFHVVGLMPDGIKATQSDIGSFLQQFLSTRLAYTWIMPRGSMTTAAQMTLESTIQTAANNHDQGGANRDETLAIYEFSDPNKARSYLAAASCGEGAAQPEPTGASKTQKSNKSICLPRYVVFASPTGSNSLVNYDAMERLKPIIMWTFIGVTIIAAFILLIIISRTIADSRKESAVFRALGATRLDISQIYFVYTMIVALLTTLFSIAAGLIVVYIADNLLASQITATLRIAMTPKDLATTFHFWTMDWIVIGAVALSIIAAAVLACLIPLIRNTHRNPIKDMRDE, encoded by the coding sequence ATGCTTAGAATCACCGATTCGCTGCGGCTGGCTGGTACCAAACTCCGAGTGCGGCGTATTCGCTTGTCCATCACCGTGGTCGTGTCCGGGCTGCTTTTCGCGGCGCTGCTGGCGGGACTGACTATGCTAATGGGCGCCCAGCGGAGCATCGAGGAATTTGATCGGGGCAGCCTGAATAATCGCTACTTGGTGGCGCAAACCGCCATTCGGCCAAATAATATTGAATTTACCCCAAATCTAACTGCCCGCGCCGAAGCCGAACGCACGCAAATGATCAAGGACAAGCAGGCGCTGGCCGCCCGCCTCGGCCTGCCATACGACCCCAAATCCGAACCACCGATCATGCAATCGTTTCCCGATAGCCCGCCGTACCCGAACAGCCAGAGCGTCATTGTCCAGCGGCTTATTCGCCAGGAGACCGCCAAATTACCGCGCCTCACAGCGAACGCGCAGTGGCAATTTGCCCGCACCCGCGGCGCCGTGCGGCAGTTTAGTATTCAATCAATCGCCGCCAATGGCATGCTGAACTATATGGAGCGGGGAATTGAGTCGTTTGACGACAAGCGCCAGCAAAACAACCAGCCGACACCGCTGGAAGAATTTAAGCAGCAATTCGGCAGTATAACCACCATCGACCAATCGCTACTGGGCGGCTATCTGCTGGCTGACGCCAGCGCCAAACCCAGCGAGATTCCGCTAATCATCCGCTATCAGGACGCCGAAGCGCTGCTTGGCCTCAAGCCGCTGGATAAAAATGCCAGCAATGACACGCAACTAACAAGACTCAAAGAATTGCGCCAAAAAGCCGGGCAGCTGACATTCAGCGCCTGTTATCGCAACCCGGCTTCGCAAGAATTACTGCAAACCGCCAAACAGCAAATCCAAGCTGCCGCCAATCAAGCTAAAAAACCATCCGCCGATTATGTCAAGCCAGACCGCGAATACGCCATGCCGTCCGCTGATTCCTGCGCTGCGCCGGCCGTCGTTAAGGATAATCGTTCCGCCGAAGCCAGGCGCACCGAAGCTAACCAGCGCCAATTTGATCAGACTTTCGGCTCAGCCCAGCCCGAACCCGCCCAAGCCAAATTTACTTTTCATGTCGTCGGCCTGATGCCAGACGGCATTAAAGCTACTCAAAGCGATATCGGCAGCTTCTTACAACAATTTTTAAGCACCCGCCTGGCATACACCTGGATCATGCCGCGCGGCTCAATGACTACCGCGGCACAAATGACACTTGAATCGACTATTCAAACCGCTGCCAACAATCATGATCAGGGCGGTGCCAACAGGGACGAAACGCTGGCTATCTATGAATTTAGTGACCCCAATAAAGCTCGCAGCTACCTGGCAGCCGCTTCTTGCGGCGAAGGAGCCGCCCAACCCGAACCCACCGGAGCCTCCAAAACCCAAAAATCTAATAAATCAATCTGCCTGCCGCGCTACGTAGTATTCGCGTCGCCCACCGGCAGCAACTCACTCGTTAATTACGACGCCATGGAACGCCTCAAGCCAATCATCATGTGGACATTCATCGGCGTAACGATCATCGCCGCCTTTATCTTGCTGATTATCATTTCCCGCACTATCGCCGACAGCCGCAAAGAATCCGCAGTTTTTCGAGCGCTCGGAGCAACGCGGCTTGATATTAGCCAAATTTATTTCGTTTACACCATGATCGTGGCACTGCTTACCACGCTGTTTAGTATCGCTGCCGGACTAATCGTCGTATATATCGCCGACAATTTGCTGGCTAGTCAAATCACCGCGACGCTGCGCATCGCCATGACGCCGAAAGATTTGGCGACAACTTTCCATTTCTGGACGATGGACTGGATAGTCATCGGCGCGGTCGCCCTCAGTATCATCGCTGCCGCCGTGCTGGCGTGCCTGATACCGCTCATCCGCAACACCCACCGCAACCCGATCAAAGACATGCGCGACGAATAG
- the dnaX gene encoding DNA polymerase III subunit gamma/tau, which yields MSQALYRKYRSRSLDEVLGQDHVTNILRRALEQGKIAHAYLLTGPRGVGKTSVARILAHEINKLPYDEEASHLDIIEIDAASNNGVDDIRALREKAQVAPVSAPKKIYIIDEVHMLSKPAFNALLKTLEEPPEHVVFILATTDADKLPATILSRVQQFFFRPIPADIMARQLTTIAEKEGFTIEADAARLIAERSRGGFRDGISMLDQLSALASPDKPLSASDVAQYLGLSATETLENLLELYQQRDAPGALNLLGELEQTGIDPVVLSRQLLSLLRAHLHQRPELITLVKQLIEIDRHPHPDLKLLTIFMDNREQVTDTSPELISPSITSPKTTAKPPLTISKSPIDKPESSAADTETPAAQPVENLPKTTPKNQQTNISKGKETAGTAALADHQPTSDNPPASATNIDWDKIITLAKEQSFAIATLLQQCSWRRDGNTLTLYVGNAFNKKKLDDAKNRPLIATIVQQVAGTELDIATIGQKAPPKDAELAKIAELMGGGEEVNLEELS from the coding sequence ATGAGTCAGGCACTGTACCGCAAATATCGCAGCCGCAGCTTGGACGAGGTGTTGGGGCAAGATCACGTGACCAATATCTTGCGCCGAGCGCTGGAGCAGGGGAAAATCGCCCATGCGTATTTGTTGACGGGTCCGCGCGGCGTGGGCAAAACCAGCGTAGCGCGAATTTTAGCGCATGAAATTAATAAGCTACCGTACGACGAGGAAGCCTCGCACCTGGATATCATTGAAATTGACGCCGCCAGCAACAACGGCGTTGACGACATCCGCGCCCTGCGCGAAAAAGCTCAAGTCGCGCCCGTTTCTGCACCGAAAAAAATTTACATTATCGACGAAGTCCATATGTTGTCCAAGCCTGCCTTTAACGCGCTGCTAAAGACCCTAGAGGAACCACCAGAGCACGTAGTATTCATCTTGGCGACTACCGACGCCGACAAGCTGCCCGCCACCATTCTCAGCCGCGTCCAGCAGTTTTTTTTCCGCCCCATTCCAGCGGACATCATGGCGCGCCAGCTGACGACCATTGCTGAGAAAGAAGGCTTTACCATCGAGGCGGACGCTGCTCGGCTGATCGCTGAGCGCTCGCGCGGCGGGTTTCGCGATGGCATCAGCATGCTCGATCAATTGTCGGCATTAGCCAGCCCTGATAAGCCGCTAAGCGCGTCAGACGTTGCTCAATACCTGGGGCTGAGCGCTACCGAGACGTTGGAAAACCTGCTGGAATTGTATCAGCAGCGCGACGCACCGGGAGCGCTGAACCTGCTGGGTGAACTAGAGCAAACTGGCATCGATCCGGTCGTCCTGTCCCGTCAATTATTGTCGCTACTGCGAGCGCACTTACATCAGCGCCCAGAGTTAATTACATTGGTCAAGCAGCTAATCGAGATCGACCGCCATCCGCATCCGGACTTGAAATTATTGACGATATTTATGGACAATAGGGAACAGGTGACCGACACATCGCCCGAGCTGATATCGCCGTCGATCACCAGTCCCAAAACCACAGCCAAACCGCCACTCACCATTTCCAAATCGCCAATAGATAAGCCAGAGTCATCGGCAGCTGATACAGAAACACCAGCTGCGCAGCCGGTAGAAAATTTGCCAAAAACTACCCCAAAGAATCAGCAAACTAATATCTCTAAGGGTAAGGAAACCGCAGGCACCGCCGCCCTGGCAGACCATCAACCAACGTCGGACAATCCGCCAGCCTCCGCCACAAACATCGACTGGGATAAAATCATCACCCTCGCCAAGGAGCAGTCATTCGCTATTGCGACATTGTTGCAACAGTGCAGCTGGCGGCGAGATGGCAACACCTTAACCCTGTACGTTGGCAACGCCTTTAATAAAAAGAAGCTGGATGACGCCAAGAATCGCCCGCTTATTGCGACAATTGTGCAACAAGTCGCCGGCACCGAACTAGATATTGCGACAATTGGGCAAAAAGCCCCGCCCAAAGACGCCGAGCTTGCGAAGATTGCCGAGCTAATGGGCGGCGGCGAAGAAGTTAACCTGGAGGAATTATCATGA
- the rplJ gene encoding 50S ribosomal protein L10, producing MAISRDKKQTLVAELTELLKNAKGTAFARYQGLSVAELQELRKAAREANVVIKVVKNRLVRVALQGVDTYKEADTDLLVGQLVYAMSADDEVMPAKVLDTFAKTHPALQLAGGFSGEGLSINEADIKALASLPSKDQLIAEVVAQLLSPVHDTVGALGGNLHGLLDGIEAKATA from the coding sequence ATGGCAATTTCACGCGATAAAAAACAAACTTTGGTTGCTGAACTAACCGAGCTGCTGAAGAATGCCAAAGGTACGGCATTTGCGCGGTACCAGGGTCTGAGCGTGGCCGAATTGCAAGAGCTGCGCAAGGCCGCTCGCGAAGCAAACGTCGTCATCAAGGTGGTCAAAAACCGCTTGGTACGCGTAGCGCTACAGGGCGTTGACACCTACAAAGAAGCTGACACCGACCTACTGGTTGGCCAGTTGGTCTACGCCATGAGCGCTGACGACGAGGTCATGCCAGCGAAAGTTCTGGACACGTTTGCAAAGACACATCCAGCACTGCAGTTGGCCGGTGGCTTCTCAGGCGAAGGCTTGAGCATCAACGAAGCTGACATCAAGGCGCTGGCGAGCCTGCCAAGCAAAGACCAGCTCATTGCCGAAGTTGTGGCACAGCTGCTCTCACCAGTCCACGACACCGTGGGCGCGCTTGGTGGCAATTTGCACGGTTTACTAGACGGCATCGAAGCCAAAGCTACGGCTTAA
- a CDS encoding DUF2797 domain-containing protein — translation MSGEFLLSYASFDTKNRPFLEWQIDGKTERGDVLGQELSLAFDFSAKYCTGWVDFDNHCSQVCPDGATVDEKYENCLKCRNRTGFNPAFYHADSVSAQQEKINQQPHFVYLAYFAPGVIKVGISQEERGIRRLLEQGARLAVKLETFASALIARQYEAKIAGLSGIMETVAISKKLGLIRRPLDTAAAEQALADTLIRIQQKLGLDFPNRTLIMCEDYFHTDGRDLSSVIDMTGHKTMAGTVVSVIGSVLITEYDGQLLAYNVKKFIGYQAQTIDGAINIEIPSTQLALF, via the coding sequence ATGTCTGGGGAGTTTTTGCTAAGCTACGCCAGCTTTGATACCAAAAACCGGCCATTTCTGGAGTGGCAGATTGACGGCAAGACTGAGCGTGGTGATGTTTTGGGGCAGGAGTTGTCACTGGCGTTTGATTTTTCGGCCAAATATTGTACGGGTTGGGTGGATTTTGACAATCACTGCAGTCAGGTTTGTCCTGACGGTGCCACGGTTGATGAGAAATATGAAAACTGCCTGAAATGTCGTAACCGTACTGGTTTTAATCCAGCGTTTTATCACGCCGATTCGGTGTCGGCACAACAAGAAAAAATCAATCAGCAGCCGCACTTCGTCTATCTGGCATATTTCGCGCCGGGAGTTATCAAAGTCGGTATCTCGCAGGAAGAACGCGGCATTCGGCGGCTACTGGAACAGGGAGCACGCTTGGCGGTGAAGCTGGAGACGTTTGCTTCGGCGTTGATCGCCCGGCAGTATGAAGCGAAAATAGCCGGTCTGAGTGGCATCATGGAAACAGTGGCCATCAGCAAAAAGCTGGGGCTGATCAGGCGGCCGCTCGATACTGCAGCGGCGGAGCAGGCCCTAGCTGACACGCTGATACGCATTCAGCAAAAACTGGGGCTGGATTTTCCAAATCGGACGCTCATCATGTGCGAAGATTATTTTCACACGGACGGTCGAGACCTCAGTAGTGTGATTGATATGACGGGGCATAAAACCATGGCTGGCACTGTCGTCAGCGTCATCGGTTCAGTGCTCATTACTGAATATGACGGACAGCTATTAGCATACAACGTGAAAAAATTCATCGGCTACCAGGCGCAAACAATTGACGGCGCCATTAACATCGAAATACCCAGCACACAGCTGGCGCTGTTTTAA
- the dnaB gene encoding replicative DNA helicase, translated as MSETTQTETIAGKLPPQNLDAEKSLLGAILIDEEVLADASEIVRPADFYDKNHGLIFGGMMRLFEKHKPVDLLTLTDELKRKDELELIGGSAYLTELTNYVPTAAHAAAYAEMVAQTAVRRRLIKASSGITELGYDESTTTQELLEKAEAELFSVSDQSLKQDLVSLESILTDSFDRIEELHRNKGSLRGMRTGYRDLDTMTAGLQKSDLIILAARPAMGKTTLVTNLAYNVATIEKKPVLFFSLEMSKEQLTDRMLADAAGVDSWNIRTGNLSGDDFEKLSEAMGEMAEAPIYIDDTPGLSILEMRTKARRLAHEGEIGLIIVDYLQLMQATNNHNGNRVQEVSEISRGLKLIARELNVPLIALSQLSRSVESRTPPIPQLADLRESGSIEQDADIVSFIYRPGYYEPDNPEVQNITDLIIAKHRNGPVGKIQLYFHPERLRFMSLDRKHD; from the coding sequence ATGAGCGAAACAACCCAAACCGAGACCATCGCGGGCAAATTACCGCCCCAAAACCTAGACGCCGAAAAAAGCCTGCTCGGCGCGATTCTCATCGACGAGGAAGTCCTGGCCGACGCCTCGGAAATCGTCCGGCCGGCTGACTTTTACGACAAAAACCACGGGCTGATCTTTGGTGGTATGATGCGGCTGTTTGAAAAGCATAAGCCAGTTGACCTCTTGACCCTAACTGATGAACTGAAGCGCAAGGACGAGCTGGAACTCATCGGCGGCTCGGCATATTTGACGGAACTCACCAACTACGTGCCGACAGCAGCGCACGCAGCGGCATACGCCGAAATGGTGGCACAAACGGCGGTGCGGCGGCGCCTGATCAAGGCCAGCAGCGGCATCACCGAGCTTGGCTACGACGAATCGACGACGACGCAGGAATTATTAGAAAAAGCCGAGGCCGAATTATTCAGCGTCTCCGACCAGTCATTGAAACAGGATCTGGTCAGCCTGGAAAGCATCTTGACCGATAGTTTTGACCGCATCGAGGAGCTTCACCGCAACAAGGGCAGCCTGCGCGGTATGCGGACTGGCTACCGCGATCTGGACACCATGACGGCGGGACTGCAGAAGTCGGATTTGATCATCCTGGCGGCGCGGCCGGCCATGGGCAAGACCACGCTGGTGACTAACCTAGCGTACAACGTAGCGACGATCGAGAAAAAGCCGGTGCTGTTCTTCAGCCTGGAGATGAGTAAGGAACAGCTGACCGACCGCATGCTGGCGGATGCGGCCGGCGTTGATAGCTGGAATATTCGTACCGGTAATCTGAGCGGCGATGATTTTGAGAAATTGTCTGAGGCCATGGGCGAAATGGCCGAAGCGCCGATTTACATTGATGATACGCCGGGCCTCAGTATTCTGGAGATGCGCACCAAGGCTCGCCGGTTGGCACACGAAGGCGAAATTGGCCTGATCATCGTCGACTACCTGCAGCTGATGCAGGCCACCAACAATCACAACGGCAACCGCGTCCAGGAAGTGTCGGAAATTTCCCGCGGCCTGAAGTTGATCGCCCGCGAGCTCAACGTGCCGCTGATCGCTCTGAGCCAGCTGAGTCGTTCAGTTGAGTCGCGCACGCCGCCAATTCCACAGCTAGCCGACCTGCGCGAATCTGGCTCCATCGAGCAGGATGCCGACATCGTCAGCTTTATTTACCGACCAGGATATTACGAACCGGACAATCCGGAAGTCCAAAACATCACCGACCTGATCATCGCTAAGCACCGTAACGGCCCGGTCGGCAAGATTCAGCTGTACTTCCATCCAGAGCGCCTGCGTTTTATGAGCTTGGATCGCAAGCATGACTAG